Proteins from a genomic interval of Spinacia oleracea mitochondrion, complete genome:
- the cox2 gene encoding cytochrome oxidase subunit 2, with product MIVREWLFFTIAPCDAAEPWQLGFQDAATPMMQGIIDLHHDIFFFLILILVFVSWILVRALWHFHYKKNPIPQRIVHGTTIEIIRTIFPSIILMFIAIPSFALLYSMDEVVVDPAITIKAIGHQWYRTYEYSDYNSSDEQSLTFDSYMIPEDDPELGQSRLLEVDNRVVVPAKTHIRIIVTSADVLHSWAVPSSGVKCDAVPGRLNQTSILVQREGVYYGQCSEICGTNHAFMRAPENIGRLLSPLWLSRTTRGASHPKSKLLQRAAGAVGSRGARQ from the exons ATGATTGTTCGAGAATGGCTATTCTTCACAATTGCTCCTTGTGATGCAGCGGAACCATGGCAATTAGGATTTCAAGACGCAGCAACACCTATGATGCAAGGAATAATAGACTTACATCATGATATCTTTTTCTTCCTCATTCTTATTTTGGTTTTCGTATCATGGATCTTGGTTCGCGCTTTATGGCATTTCCACTATAAAAAAAATCCAATCCCGCAAAGGATTGTTCATGGAACCACTATTGAGATTATTCGGACCATATTTCCCAGTATCATCCTGATGTTCATTGCTATACCATCATTTGCTCTGTTATACTCAATGGACGAGGTAGTAGTAGATCCAGCCATTACTATCAAAGCTATTGGACATCAATGGTATCGGA CTTATGAGTATTCGGACTATAACAGTTCCGATGAACAGTCACTCACTTTTGACAGTTATATGATTCCAGAAGATGATCCAGAATTGGGTCAATCACGTTTATTAGAAGTGGACAATAGAGTGGTTGTACCAGCCAAAACTCATATACGTATTATTGTAACATCTGCTGATGTACTTCATAGTTGGGCTGTACCTTCCTCAGGTGTCAAATGTGATGCTGTACCTGGCCGTTTAAATCAGACCTCTATTTTGGTACAACGAGAAGGAGTTTACTATGGTCAGTGCAGTGAAATTTGTGGAACTAATCATGCTTTTATGCGTGCGCCCGAAAACATAGGCCGACTGCTGAGCCCACTCTGGCTCAGCCGCACTACCCGGGGTGCGAGCCACCCGAAAAGCAAGCTTTTACAGCGAGCGGCTGGAGCAGTAGGGAGCCGAGGAGCAAGGCAGTAA